From the Terriglobia bacterium genome, the window GCGTTGACAACAGCCCTCCCGCGGCGTCATCGTGACTGTTGCAGTTCCGTTGCATCCAATCGGGGGGAGGAACAACCCGCACGTGTCCGCGCGCTTCCGCGCTCTGCAGCACCGTAATTTCCAACTCTTCTTCGCCGGTCAGCTTACTTCGCTCATCGGCACGTGGATGCAGTCCACCGCGCAGCTCTGGCTCGTCTATAAGCTGACCGGCTCGGCGGCCCTGCTCGGTCTGTTCGCTTTCGCCAACCAGATCCCCATCCTGCTGCTGGCCGCCGTGGGCGGCTATGTCGCCGACCACTTCAACCGCCACCGCGGCGTCATCTGGACGCAAACGGCCTCCATGTGCCTGGCCCTGCTGCTCGCCGCGCTCACCCTGTCGCACCACGTCCGGGTGTGGCATCTCATCGTCATCGCCTTCCTCGTTGGCATCGTCAACGCCTTTGACGTGCCCATCCGCCAGGCCTTCATCATCCAGATGGTTGGCAGGCCCGACCTGCCCAACGCCATCGCCCTGAACTCCTCGATCTTCAACGGAGCACGCGTCGTGGGCCCGGCCCTCGCCGGTCTGGCCATCGCCTGGGTCGGCGAAGGCTGGTGTTTTTTCTTCAACGCCTTGAGTTTCCTCGCCGTCATCGCCGCGCTGCTGGCCATGCGCCTCGCGCCGGTTGCGCCCAAGCCCGAAGGCGGCTCGCCGCTGCAGAATTTCATCGAGGGCTTCCGCTTCGTCATGGGCGATGTGCCCATCCGTTCGGCGCTGCTG encodes:
- a CDS encoding MFS transporter, yielding MSARFRALQHRNFQLFFAGQLTSLIGTWMQSTAQLWLVYKLTGSAALLGLFAFANQIPILLLAAVGGYVADHFNRHRGVIWTQTASMCLALLLAALTLSHHVRVWHLIVIAFLVGIVNAFDVPIRQAFIIQMVGRPDLPNAIALNSSIFNGARVVGPALAGLAIAWVGEGWCFFFNALSFLAVIAALLAMRLAPVAPKPEGGSPLQNFIEGFRFVMGDVPIRSALLLLSLLSLLGLQYSVFMPIFATDILHGGPRGLGFLMSAAGVGAVIGALHFAARTAYKGLARFIAVTSSICAAGLIVFSQSQLFLLSAGVLAVVGFAATAQMAATNTIVQNRVSDELRGRVMAVYAAMFMGVQPIGALFAGIIARHIGAPLTLTIFGSVCLAGTLLFVFRVLLRIEPSPPLPAPS